The sequence GCAAAATCAGAACGGCTCATGTGTCCCCCTTCGTGGTAAAGAGATCTCTGAGTTCGCTCGCTTTAGTTTCATCGATGATTTCGGCTTCATCAATCAGCATAATCGGGACGCCTTTAAGAATGGGATAGGCAAGACCGGCAGCTTCACTGATTAATCGATTGTTTTGGCGATCATAGAGGAGGGTAGTCTTGGTCAGAGGACAGACTAATATTTCTAAAAGTTTTGGATCAACGGCAATGTCCATCGCTTACTCCTTAGTGGTAAGTTGTGTTTTCTGTATTGCCTCCCAAGGCAGCCATTTCGATCAAGAGAGTGATCATTTGGGATTGCTCTTGGATAGATTCTGTTTCTAATAAAGCTTGCTTTTCGGAGGGTGGCAAAGGACAGGCCATGGACAACGCTGTCAGCAGCTTATGATTGGATGTTTGATTGATTTCTTCCCAATTAGGAGCAATATCCAGGCGGTCAAAATAAGGTTTTAAAGCCCGAAGCAACCGCGGTCGATCCATGTGAAAATCTACTTCATCGATCAAATCACTACTATAAGCCGTATAATCAACTGTGGCTATCGGATAGCCTTCCTTACTTTCTGCTTGATCGACAAGGCGAAAACGCATGACCCCTTCTAATTCAGCCACCAGCTTGTTTTCTTCATGCTCAACAACATCAACAATTTTCGCTAAACACCCTGTTTCAAACAATCCAAAGCGGTCAAGGTCTGTGGGGCCTCGCATGCTGGCGCTGGGTTGAATCAGCCCTAAAAGCTTGTTGCTGGTCATGCAATCGCTAATCATGGCCAAATGAGCCGCATCAAAAACAGGCAACGGTAAGTTGGCTTTTGGTAATAGAATAGCCCCTCGCACCATAAACAATGGGATTTGGCGGGGTAAGTCATCAATAGAAGTGAGGTTAATCCAGTTTTTCATTTTTTAAAATCTTAGATATCTTCTGATAACCAAAAGATGGACATTCTTAAGCGAAAGCGCAAGAGTTAATTTTAAAATTATTATAGCTAAAGCTGTCTTGTCGCCGATTATTTTATCTTTAGAGTATAAATCTCTTAAGAGAATTAAGAAAAATGGTTATTAATACAATGAGTCTTCGGGCAGCAAGTGACAGAGAAAAATACGGCTTTTATCCAGCCAGCTTGGCAAGATTAGCGCATATAATGCGGACCGATCTTGCACGCTTGGCTGGGGAATCCCATTCTCGTATAAAGACAATTTTTTGATCGGGACGTAATTTTGCTTTGACCTTTGGATCTTGGATATATGTCATCAGATTGGCGGGATTAGGAAATTTATTATCTTTTAACGAAATAACAATTCCTTTGGGACCCACATCAACTTTTTCAATATGTGCCTGGCGGCAATAGCTTTTAACTTCAATAATTTCCAACAGGTTTTGAACTTCGGAAGGCAGGCGACCAAAGCGATCAACCATTTCGGCAGCAAAGGTATCAATTTCTTCCCGTGATTTCAAATTAGCCACCCGGCGATAGAGATTTAAGCGCAAATTAAGATCACTCACATAGGTTTCAGGAATCATCACCGAAGTTCCTAGATTGATCTGTGGGGACCATTCTTCTTCCGTCGGGGTGCCCATTTCTTGTTCAATCCGAACTTGCATGATGGCTTCTTGAAGTAAATGTTGATACAGCTCTACTCCCACTTCTCGAATATGACCTGATTGTTCTTCACCTACCAGGTTCCCGGTCCCTCGGATGTCTAAGTCATGGCTTGCCAATGTAAAGCCAGCTCCTAGTTTATCAAGAGTTTGCATGATTTCTAGGCGTTTGAGCGACGTATCGGAAATGGGTTTATCACCCGGCATTGTCAAATAGGCATAGCCCTGGGCTTTTGACCGCCCAACACGACCCCGAAGTTGATAAAGTTGCGCCAACCCAAATAAGTCGGCACGGTGAATCACAAGGGTATTTGCATTAGGAATATCAATGCCAGATTCTACGATGTTGGTTGATAAGAGCAAATCATATTGGCGATCGTAAAAGGCAGTCATCACGTCTTCTAGCTGTCCTGCTGACAACTGTCCATGGGCCACTATAATCTTTATTTCCGGGATCAGTTTGGTTAATTGTTCTTGCAAGGCACTAAGATCTTCTAACCGGGGGGAGACATAGAAAATTTGACCTCCCCGATAATATTCGCGCAAAATTGCCTCGCGAATGACGAGGCCGTCATAGGGAGTTACAAATGTCCGGACGGCTAACCGATCAATGGGAGGTGTGGCAATTAAACTCATTTGACGCACACCGGTCAAAGCCAGTTGGAGCGTTCGGGGGATGGGGGTGGCTGTCAAGGTTAAGACATGGACATCTTTTTGCAGACTCTTTAGTTTTTCCTTTTGCTTAACACCAAAGTGTTGTTCTTCATCAATGATCACCAATCCCAAGTCGGTAAACTTTGTTTTCTCAGAAAAGAGGGCGTGGGTGGCCACAATAATATCAATCTGGCCATCGGCTAAATCGCGGCGTATCCTTTCGGCAGCCTTAACAGAAACGAACCGAGATAATTGTTCTACCCTGTACCCTGAATCCTTAAAGCGATTAGAGAACGTTTGAAAATGTTGACGACATAGCAAAGTGGTCGGTGCAATAATCGCGACTTGCTTGCCGCTGGCTACGGCGACAAAAGCAGATCGTAAGGCAACCTCAGTTTTACCAAAGCCCACATCGCCGCAAATTAAACGATCCATGGGATGACCTGAGGCCATATCGTCTAAAGTTTCTGCGATGGCGCGCAATTGATCATCCGTTTCCACATAAGGAAAGCCTGCGCAAAATTGTTCAAAATCTTGGGGGTTGCTTTGTAAGATAGGGGCCTCATGGAGGGATCGTTCGGCAGCAAGCTTGATCAGATAATCAGCGACCTCGCGAATGCGCTTTTTCACCCGTGCTTTACGGTTTTGCCAAGCGGATGACCCTAATTTGTCTAGCTGCACTAAACTATCGGCATCACCATATTTGCTAACGGCATCAATATTTTCAACAGGTAAGAATAATTTATCGCCACCGTGATAGACTAAAGCTAAACAGTCGTGGAGAGCGCCATCCACCTCAACCGGCAATAACCCCTCATAACGTCCCACGCCGTGATCACGGTGCACAATTAAATCGCCCGTAGAAAGCTGCGACGTTTCCAGTAATAATTTTTCAGTTTTACGCTGTTTGCTGGGTTGGCGAATAATCCGCTCACCTAACAAATCAGCTTCGGTAATGACTAATAAGTGGGGGGTGGTAAAACCATGGTCGAGCGGATAGACCAAAGTTGTGTAAGGAGAGGTATGATCAGGCCAGTGGTTGACAGGTTGAAAGGCTCTGATACCGGCATCTTCAAGCATATGCATCAAACGATCCCGCGATCCTTCACTACTGCAGGCCAGAATGATCTGCTTATCTTTTTCTTGATGCACGGTTTCTTTTAAGGACTGGAGAGCTTGATGCGTTGGGGTTCCCGCTGCTAAGCTTAAGCCGCGTCGACAGTGGAAATCGAGTTGATGTTCCTGACTAAAGGGAGTAACAAGGTTGCCCTTATTTTGAATATCTCTCCACTCGGCCAAAGTGAGATAGCCCTCTTCTGGCTTAAGGGGATTGTAAGGTGGGGAAGAATCTCCCGGCAGTTTAGCCAACCGATTGTGATAATAATCATGAATCAGCTCAAGCCGAGTCCGAATTGCATCATCTGTTTGATGATCATAGAAAATTTGGGCTGTGGGAACAAACTCTAAAAGTCCCAGCATCTGGTCAAAAAATAAAGGCAACCAATGTTCCATGCCGGCGTAACGTCGACCTTCCGAAATTGCTTCATAGAGAGGCGTGATAATATGGCCAAAGCGTTCACGGTAGTTTTGTCGGAATCGCGTAATCTGCTCATCCGTTAAAGCAAGATCGTGACTGGGAGTTAAATCGACCTGATTCACGGGAGCAATTGTTGTTTGATTTAATGCATCAAACCGCCGAATTTTTTCAATGTGATCCCCAAAAAAATCCAACCGTACCGGTTCTTCTAGACCAACAGGAAAAATATCAAGGATGTCGCCTCGGACAGCAAACTCTCCAGATTCGCGTACTGTCTCTACGCGTAAATACCCCCCCTGGCTTAAGCTTTCAATCAGCTTAAGCATTGAGACATCTTGTTCAATCCTTAAAACAAGACTACGGTTTGTTAAGGCAGAGATGGGTGGTACGCGTTGAAGCAAACTTTGGGCTGATAGGACGACAATAGCGGCTTGTCGGGCTGCCAGCGCTGATAGGACTTGCATGCGTTGCGTCAAAACATCTTGGCTGGGACCGATACGATCATAAGGCAGGCAATCCCATGCGGGTAAATAATAAACAGTGTCTTGAGGCAGGACAACTTTAATTTGTTCGGCTAATTGTACGGCGCGGTCTTCCGTCGGAACAATATATAAGATTGGATATGGAGTCTTGGCCCGAACAATCTCTCGAAGGACGAGGGGCTCAAAACCAACGGCGATACCTGAATAGATTTTTCCTACCATACTTTAAACAAACATGCTTTCTAAACTTGGGGTTAACCCTAGCTCTCTTGATCATGAAACGCAAGTATTTCAACAATTAAGGCATGATAATGTGTTGGAATTGTTGTCTGCCCCACACACCATGCTAGAATGTCTGCATCTTGTTCTTCTAAAAGCTGTTGAAATAACAAAAGAGATTGGTCGTCCATGGTTGAAAGATGTGCTGAGGCAAACTTTCCCAGCAGAACATCTGTTTCTTTCATGCCGCGATGGTTGGCATTATAAATTAATTTCTTAAAGTGAATATTTTCCATTTTTACCCTTCCTTAAGTATAATGATCTATGTTGTGCTACAGAACAAGCAAATCCATGGAGACGTAATTTGATGTCTAAACTACCCCTTCACACCTTAGCTTTAAGTTTATTAATAGGTTCTGCTTTGGCTATCCAACATCCAACGATGCCAGCGCCTCTGTCTCAAACGCCGGACATGGGGATGGTGCCTGTAGAAGATTCTAATTTGGATCAGGGAAAAGGTAAAAAAAAGATCCTGGATTTGGTGCGCAAAGGGGTTGTGATTATTGATGTAAAAACTTATGCCAATGTTGAGGCGAATGAAAGAGTATCTTGGGCGGGAAGTGGTTTTATTGTTGATAAAGAAAAAGGGATTATTGCCACCAACAAACATGTTGCCGGCGATATGACTGTCAGTACCTACACTGTTAAATTTGCTGATGGAACCTCTGTTGAGGCCCATCATTTACCGATGGCCACCCTTGGCGATTACGCCTTTTTAAAGGTTGATCCTGCCCAATTGCCAAAAACAGCGATTGCTTTAGAATTTGCCAAAGACCCCATCATGGTCAACCAAACGATCTATTCTATGGGGAACTCGGCGCGGGATGAATTTTCTACATTTAAGGGAACGGTTTATAGTATTTATGAAAATTTAGGTCCTTATGGGGAACAGTCCTTTAGCTTTTCGGGCCTAACCGTCGGGGGGGCGAGTGGTTCGCCCATTTTTGATGACAACGGTAAGGTTGTGGGTATTGTGTATGGTGGTAAATTTACCTCTGGCTCAGGTTTGCCGGCTAGCTATTTAATTGATGCTCTTCAGGCCATTAAAGAGGACAAAAAACCCCAAATATGGAGTACAGGTGTTATTCCTGGCTATGGCATTATTTCTGATTATGAAAAAGCAGGTATTCTTCCCAAAGAAGCGACTGACAAATACAAAGAAAAATTCCCTGAATCCCACAATAAAGTGGCTATCATCCAAGGGACTGTTAAAGGAAGTGCTGCTAGTAATATGTTAGAAGCAGGAGATTTAATTTGGTCTCTTAACGGTGAGCTTGTCGGTCCTAATCTTTATCAGTTTGAAAAAAATATTAATGATGCAAACGGCAAAGAAGTTAAAGTTGAGGTTTACCGCAATGGCAAATTGATGGAAGCGAAATTAACGCCTTATGCTCTTAGCTCTAGCCCTTATGAGCGCTTTATTTCCTTTAGTGATGTAACTTGGTTTGGCAATAATGAATTCGTTAAATTCTTGTTTGGTGAAAAAGAGTCTGGCGTTTTTATTCTAGGAATGGGTCAAACATCACCGTTTAAAGTGCTAACTAAAGGTGAGCAATTTCCATTCTTTATGGGGGCTCGGCTTTTTGCCATTCGGGAATTGAATGATAAACCC is a genomic window of Candidatus Paracaedibacter acanthamoebae containing:
- a CDS encoding Trm112 family protein codes for the protein MDIAVDPKLLEILVCPLTKTTLLYDRQNNRLISEAAGLAYPILKGVPIMLIDEAEIIDETKASELRDLFTTKGDT
- a CDS encoding LON peptidase substrate-binding domain-containing protein is translated as MKNWINLTSIDDLPRQIPLFMVRGAILLPKANLPLPVFDAAHLAMISDCMTSNKLLGLIQPSASMRGPTDLDRFGLFETGCLAKIVDVVEHEENKLVAELEGVMRFRLVDQAESKEGYPIATVDYTAYSSDLIDEVDFHMDRPRLLRALKPYFDRLDIAPNWEEINQTSNHKLLTALSMACPLPPSEKQALLETESIQEQSQMITLLIEMAALGGNTENTTYH
- the mfd gene encoding transcription-repair coupling factor — translated: MVGKIYSGIAVGFEPLVLREIVRAKTPYPILYIVPTEDRAVQLAEQIKVVLPQDTVYYLPAWDCLPYDRIGPSQDVLTQRMQVLSALAARQAAIVVLSAQSLLQRVPPISALTNRSLVLRIEQDVSMLKLIESLSQGGYLRVETVRESGEFAVRGDILDIFPVGLEEPVRLDFFGDHIEKIRRFDALNQTTIAPVNQVDLTPSHDLALTDEQITRFRQNYRERFGHIITPLYEAISEGRRYAGMEHWLPLFFDQMLGLLEFVPTAQIFYDHQTDDAIRTRLELIHDYYHNRLAKLPGDSSPPYNPLKPEEGYLTLAEWRDIQNKGNLVTPFSQEHQLDFHCRRGLSLAAGTPTHQALQSLKETVHQEKDKQIILACSSEGSRDRLMHMLEDAGIRAFQPVNHWPDHTSPYTTLVYPLDHGFTTPHLLVITEADLLGERIIRQPSKQRKTEKLLLETSQLSTGDLIVHRDHGVGRYEGLLPVEVDGALHDCLALVYHGGDKLFLPVENIDAVSKYGDADSLVQLDKLGSSAWQNRKARVKKRIREVADYLIKLAAERSLHEAPILQSNPQDFEQFCAGFPYVETDDQLRAIAETLDDMASGHPMDRLICGDVGFGKTEVALRSAFVAVASGKQVAIIAPTTLLCRQHFQTFSNRFKDSGYRVEQLSRFVSVKAAERIRRDLADGQIDIIVATHALFSEKTKFTDLGLVIIDEEQHFGVKQKEKLKSLQKDVHVLTLTATPIPRTLQLALTGVRQMSLIATPPIDRLAVRTFVTPYDGLVIREAILREYYRGGQIFYVSPRLEDLSALQEQLTKLIPEIKIIVAHGQLSAGQLEDVMTAFYDRQYDLLLSTNIVESGIDIPNANTLVIHRADLFGLAQLYQLRGRVGRSKAQGYAYLTMPGDKPISDTSLKRLEIMQTLDKLGAGFTLASHDLDIRGTGNLVGEEQSGHIREVGVELYQHLLQEAIMQVRIEQEMGTPTEEEWSPQINLGTSVMIPETYVSDLNLRLNLYRRVANLKSREEIDTFAAEMVDRFGRLPSEVQNLLEIIEVKSYCRQAHIEKVDVGPKGIVISLKDNKFPNPANLMTYIQDPKVKAKLRPDQKIVFIREWDSPAKRARSVRIICANLAKLAG
- a CDS encoding succinate dehydrogenase assembly factor 2; amino-acid sequence: MENIHFKKLIYNANHRGMKETDVLLGKFASAHLSTMDDQSLLLFQQLLEEQDADILAWCVGQTTIPTHYHALIVEILAFHDQES
- a CDS encoding S1C family serine protease, yielding MSKLPLHTLALSLLIGSALAIQHPTMPAPLSQTPDMGMVPVEDSNLDQGKGKKKILDLVRKGVVIIDVKTYANVEANERVSWAGSGFIVDKEKGIIATNKHVAGDMTVSTYTVKFADGTSVEAHHLPMATLGDYAFLKVDPAQLPKTAIALEFAKDPIMVNQTIYSMGNSARDEFSTFKGTVYSIYENLGPYGEQSFSFSGLTVGGASGSPIFDDNGKVVGIVYGGKFTSGSGLPASYLIDALQAIKEDKKPQIWSTGVIPGYGIISDYEKAGILPKEATDKYKEKFPESHNKVAIIQGTVKGSAASNMLEAGDLIWSLNGELVGPNLYQFEKNINDANGKEVKVEVYRNGKLMEAKLTPYALSSSPYERFISFSDVTWFGNNEFVKFLFGEKESGVFILGMGQTSPFKVLTKGEQFPFFMGARLFAIRELNDKPIKSLEDLEKVIPELAKKKTFSVRYIDYSGSMGLGNFASMDRQERMAIITYAGKFDSPKLYTFNEKTLEWDSKDLE